The DNA sequence GAAATATTTCCAGGGGTGGGCCGGTACCGGGACCACGGTCGGAGTAGCCCCGTCCGGGATCAGGTCCCTCCATCGCCCTGTGAGGGTCTCGCAGAGGCGCAGGGCCACCGCGTCCACCGGGTAGGGGCGGCCCGCGTATTTCGCCGCGACGATCGCGGCGCGAACGTCCCCCGCGTAGGCGAAGAGGGAACGCGCGGCGTCGAACGGGGGAGGGGCGGCGGCGCAGAGGCCGCAGGGGGCCGGATGCGGCGCGGGTCCGGAAACGAAGAATGCGCCGCACCGGGGGCACACAGCAAAGGCGTGGGCGGGCCACCGGGCGACGGCGGAGGACGAAAGGTCGGGGGATACTGCCGGCAGGAGGTCCCGGAGCGTGGCCAGTCCGGCGATCCATGCCGGCGGAGCCGCCGCAGGAGGGGGGGCGCAGTGAGGTAAAGCGCAGCCGTGCAGGTTCATCGCACGGCGAGCCACGAACGGAGCCCCGCCCTCCGAGGCGGCGAAGCCGAAGTGATCGCTCTCGGGTTGTGGGGCGACGGGCGGAGGTTCAGCGCAGGGTGGCGGAGACGGCATACTCCCGGTTGCCGTGGTCGATGGCGTACCCGTTCCAT is a window from the Deltaproteobacteria bacterium genome containing:
- a CDS encoding ComF family protein, translating into MARRAMNLHGCALPHCAPPPAAAPPAWIAGLATLRDLLPAVSPDLSSSAVARWPAHAFAVCPRCGAFFVSGPAPHPAPCGLCAAAPPPFDAARSLFAYAGDVRAAIVAAKYAGRPYPVDAVALRLCETLTGRWRDLIPDGATPTVVPVPAHPWKYFRRGFNLPALIASRLSRHIGLPFDPLALSRTRERVPQARLPGNLRHENVEGAFRVPRGRIVPPAILLLDDVYTSGATAEACARALKSAGAASIVVVTVARAVP